GGATCTGGACCACTACCTCGAAGCCCTGGTCCGCAAGCCGGGGGCCTTCCCCGGCGCGACCACTCTGGAACAGGCCCGATCCGCAGGAAAGTTCGCCCCGGCCCACGACGCCTGGTGGACGCGCGGCGGTCAGGGCCCACGGCGACGCCGAGGGCACCCGGGCTCTGATCGAGGTGCTGCTACTGGGCCGGCACATCGCGCGCGAACACCTCGTCGCCGGCTCGCGACCGCCCTGCGGGCCGGGGCACTGACCGCGGACGCGGTCGCCCTGGAGGCCCGCAAAGCCGCCCAGACCGAGGACGAACCGACAGCCGACATGCCGATGCCCCGGGCGGCCACCGGCCCAGCATCGGCCGCCGGATTCCCGATGGAGAAGTCGCTGCGAACCTTCGACTACCTTCGACTTCGATGCCAACCCGAACATCGATCCGGCCACCATCAACACGCTCGCCAGCTGCGAGTGGATCAAGAAGGGACAGCCGCTCTGCCTGATCGGCGACTCGGGCACCGGAAAGTCCCACATGCTCATCGCCCTGGGCACCGAGGCGGCGATGAAGGGCTACCAAGTCCGCTACACCCTCGCCACGAAGCTGGTGAACGAGCTGGTCGAGGCCGCGGACGAGAAGCAGCTGAACAAGACCATCGCCCGCTACGGCCGCGTCGACCTGCTCTGCATCGACGAGCTGGCATACAGGGAGCTGGACCGCCATGGCGCCGAGCTGCTCGATGGCTCGCCGCCCTTCGGGCGGCGAGCCATCCTGCACTGATGACTACGGACGTATGGTTTGACCCTGCGCGGTGCCCTCCACGGCCTCCACATACGCACCGGCTACCTCGGAGACAGGAGTACCGTCAGTCGAGTCCGCCCCCATGCTGTGCAGGGTCTCCTTGATCCACCCCGGGCTGATGAGGTTGATGCGCAGGCTCCGCGGCAACTCGGCAGCCGCATTGCGGACGAACCCCTCCAGGCCGGAGTTGATGAGAGCCCCCAGCGATCCACCGGCCAGCGGAGCAGAGAAGGTGCCTCCGGTCAGCGTGACGGAACCGCCGTCCCGGAGATGACGCACGGCTCGTCGGGCCAGGGCAACCTGTCCCAAGAGCTTGCCTCGCGCTCCTGCAACGATCTCGTCGTCCGCCACTGACGCCAAGTCCACCAGCGGGCCACTGGCGGCACAACACACCACCGCGTCGAGGTCCGGC
This portion of the Streptomyces asiaticus genome encodes:
- a CDS encoding short chain dehydrogenase, encoding MKVLVIGATGTVGTAVASALEASHQVVKASRRGPVKVDLEEPSSLDTLFAELPDLDAVVCCAASGPLVDLASVADDEIVAGARGKLLGQVALARRAVRHLRDGGSVTLTGGTFSAPLAGGSLGALINSGLEGFVRNAAAELPRSLRINLISPGWIKETLHSMGADSTDGTPVSEVAGAYVEAVEGTAQGQTIRP